The Longimicrobiales bacterium genome segment CGAGATTGCCGGGAAGCTGCGTCGCCACGGGCACCAGGCCTGGGCGGTGGGTGGTGCGGTGCGCGACGTCGTGCTCGGAGTACCGGCCACGGACTGGGACATCGCGACGAGCGCGCGCCCGCAGGACGTGCGGTCCATCTTCCGGCGGACAGTGCCGATCGGCATCGAGCACGGCACGGTCGGGGTGCTGTGGAAGGACGGCGTGATGTACGAGGTGACGACGTTCCGGAAGGACGTCGAGACTGACGGCCGCCACGCAGTCGTCGCCTTCGCCGACCGCATCGAGGACGACCTCGCGCGCCGAGATTTCACGATCAACGCGCTCGCCTGGGATCCCGCGACCACGGAGCTGTACGATCCGTATGGCGGTCTGAACGACATCGAGGCGCGGGTGATCCGCACGGTCGGTAATGCGAAGGACCGCTTTGCCGAGGACTACCTGCGCGTGCTGCGCGCGCTGCGCTTCGCCGGCCACCTCGATTACACGATCGATGAGGCGACGTGGAGCGCGCTCCAGGCGGCGACGCCGCAGCTGACGCGGCTCAGCGTGGAGCGGGTGCGTGAGGAGCTGACCAAGGTGCTGCAGCAGACGACACGCGCGTCGCGCACGCTCGAGCTGTATCGTGCGTCCTCGGCCCTCGAGGTGCTCTACCCGGAGCTGGCAGCTACCGTCGGCGTGCAGCCGAGCGAGGATGGACCTGACGTGTGGACGCTCTCGCTGGGCGCCGTGGATGCCGTTCCACGACACCGCGTCCGGCTCCGCCTGGCCGCCCTGCTGCACGGGATCGGAATGCCGGCCGCACGCACCAGGAGTCTGCGCGGCGGCTGGAGCTACGTGGGGCACGAGCAGATCGGTGCCAGAAAGACGGGGGAGCTGCTCAGGCGCCTGCGCGCGTCCAACGCGGACATCGAGCACGTCGAAGCGCTGGTGCGTCTGCAGAGTGCACTGTTCCCGCCGGATGCGCCCGACGCCGGCGTGCGGCGCTGGCTGCGCGATGTCGAGCCCCACCGCGTCGGCGACCTGTTCCGGCTGCGCTTCGCGCTCTGGCGTGCCCACCCGGTAGAGCGGGGCGACCGCGATCTTTGCACCCGGTGGCGCCATGCGCACGCAGTGATGCTCGGCAGGCCGGTGCTCACCACCGGCGGGCTGGCCGTCGACGGCGGAGACCTGAAGCGCCTGGGGCTCGAGCCCGGTCCCCGGTTCGGCGAGATCCTCGGTGCCCTTCTCGAGCGCGTCATCGAGGAGCCGGAGCTGAACACCAGGGAGCGGCTGGTCGCGATCATCGAGCAGGAGCTGATCGACCGGTGATCGAGGGACTGCTCTACTCCGTGATCGCGGCGCTCGGCGACGTCCTGGGCGGCGCGCTCGTGACGTTCCGCCGCAACGTCAGCCGGGCTGCGCTCGGCATCCTGGTCGGCTTCGGGGCGGGCTTCATGCTGGCCGTCGCACTGCTCGCCATGCTGCCCGCGGCGATGGACGCCCGGGGCGGTGCGCTCGCCGTCCTGATCGGCTACCTGCTGGTGCACCTCACGCAGCACGTGCTGACGCCGCATTTCCATTACGGCGAAGAGACGCACACCGAGGCCATGGTATCGAAGGGCATCGGGGTCTGGGCGCTGATCGGGCTGCTGCCGCATTCCTTCTTCGACGGTGTCGCGATCGCGAGTGCATTCCTGGGCGGCCACAGCCTGGGCGTACTCGTGTTCACGGCGGTGCTGCTGCACAAGATCCCCACGGGCGTATCGCTGGCAAGCGTCATGCGCGCCAGCGGGAACTCGCGGCGGCGCACCATGCTGGCCGTCGTGCTGATCGCGCTGGCGACCGTGGCGGGTGGGGCAATCACTCCCGGCATGACCCTGCTGGCCGACTACGGACTCGCGGTCGCTGCAGGGGTGACCATCTACGTGGCGGCGTCCAACCTCATTCCGGAATCCCAGCACGAGCACGACTGGAAAGTGCAGGTGGGCGTATTCATCGGCGTCGCCGCATACTGGCTGACGTCCCTGCTGGTGGGGCACGCCCACTGACCGGGCGTGTATCCGAAGGCATGAGCGAGTTCGATCTGTTCGAGGGGCACGACGGCGACGCAGCCGCCAGTGCGGGCGGCAGCGAAGGGCCTGTCGCCGGTGCCCCGCTCGCGGCGCGGATGCGGCCGAGGACGCTGGAGGACTACGTCGGGCAGCAGCACCTGCTCGCACCCGGTCGCGCGTTGCGCGAGCTGATCGAAAAGGATGCGATCGGCAGCATCATCCTCTGGGGCCCGCCCGGTACCGGCAAGACGACGATCGCACGCATCATCGCGGAGCGTACCAACGCTGCGTTCGTCGAGTTCAGTGCCGTTACGGAAGGCGTGGCGCGCGTTCGCGAGATCATCCGGGAAGCCGAAGCGCGCCGGCGCGCAATGCAGCGCCGCACGATCCTTTTCTGTGACGAGATCCACCGCTTCAACAAGGCGCAGCAGGACGCGTTTCTGCCGCACGTCGAGAAGGGCACGGTTGCACTGATCGGGGCGACGACCGAGAACCCGTCGTTCGAGGTGATCGGCGCGCTGCTCAGCCGCTCGCGCGTGTTCGTGCTCGAGCCGCTCTCCGTGGACGACGTCCGTACCATCCTGCAGCGCGCGCTCACGGACGAGGAGCGTGGCCTCGCATCCTGGCACATCCAGGTCGCGGACGACGCGCTCACGTTTCTCGCGGAGCAGGCGGATGGCGATGCACGCCGTGCGCTGAACGGGCTCGAGGCAGCAGCGGAGATGGCCGGTGCCGGCGGGACGCTGACCGTGGAGGTCGCACGCGAGGCCATGCAGTTGCGCTTCGCGCGCTTCGACAAGTCGGGCGAGGAGTTCTACAACATCCTGTCGGCGTATCACAAGGCGCTGCGCGGCAGCGATCCGGATGGGGCGCTGTACTGGATGGCCCGCTGGATCGACGGCGGCGGCGATCCGCTGGCACTGTTCCGTCGCGGGATCGCGATGTCCGCGGAGGACATCGGCCTCGCCGATCCGCAGGCTCTGCGGATCGCG includes the following:
- a CDS encoding CCA tRNA nucleotidyltransferase, yielding MSRTTRQLQAPRAVHEIAGKLRRHGHQAWAVGGAVRDVVLGVPATDWDIATSARPQDVRSIFRRTVPIGIEHGTVGVLWKDGVMYEVTTFRKDVETDGRHAVVAFADRIEDDLARRDFTINALAWDPATTELYDPYGGLNDIEARVIRTVGNAKDRFAEDYLRVLRALRFAGHLDYTIDEATWSALQAATPQLTRLSVERVREELTKVLQQTTRASRTLELYRASSALEVLYPELAATVGVQPSEDGPDVWTLSLGAVDAVPRHRVRLRLAALLHGIGMPAARTRSLRGGWSYVGHEQIGARKTGELLRRLRASNADIEHVEALVRLQSALFPPDAPDAGVRRWLRDVEPHRVGDLFRLRFALWRAHPVERGDRDLCTRWRHAHAVMLGRPVLTTGGLAVDGGDLKRLGLEPGPRFGEILGALLERVIEEPELNTRERLVAIIEQELIDR
- a CDS encoding ZIP family metal transporter, which gives rise to MIEGLLYSVIAALGDVLGGALVTFRRNVSRAALGILVGFGAGFMLAVALLAMLPAAMDARGGALAVLIGYLLVHLTQHVLTPHFHYGEETHTEAMVSKGIGVWALIGLLPHSFFDGVAIASAFLGGHSLGVLVFTAVLLHKIPTGVSLASVMRASGNSRRRTMLAVVLIALATVAGGAITPGMTLLADYGLAVAAGVTIYVAASNLIPESQHEHDWKVQVGVFIGVAAYWLTSLLVGHAH
- a CDS encoding replication-associated recombination protein A; translation: MSEFDLFEGHDGDAAASAGGSEGPVAGAPLAARMRPRTLEDYVGQQHLLAPGRALRELIEKDAIGSIILWGPPGTGKTTIARIIAERTNAAFVEFSAVTEGVARVREIIREAEARRRAMQRRTILFCDEIHRFNKAQQDAFLPHVEKGTVALIGATTENPSFEVIGALLSRSRVFVLEPLSVDDVRTILQRALTDEERGLASWHIQVADDALTFLAEQADGDARRALNGLEAAAEMAGAGGTLTVEVAREAMQLRFARFDKSGEEFYNILSAYHKALRGSDPDGALYWMARWIDGGGDPLALFRRGIAMSAEDIGLADPQALRIAVAAREAFQVLGPPEGFLPLAEMTIYLATAPKSNSGYRGLNAALEAARRTPAAPVPMHIRNAPTRLMKDLGYHQGYRYAHDSPDRYLPQEYLPDEVRGETFYEPGPFAYEREIARRLSWWARLKGEGGDAGNEGHDPAEDAGGG